The following are encoded in a window of Thunnus albacares chromosome 17, fThuAlb1.1, whole genome shotgun sequence genomic DNA:
- the gpr146 gene encoding probable G-protein coupled receptor 146 produces the protein MWICMVYNETDTSVDSQLCQDFGLILSVFSLIYLLVCFPLGLCYNALLVVVNLSNKVSMTMPDVYFVNMAIAGLVLNLVAPVELLSSTFTRWHAWEYNNEVYITLLILFNISSLVIMYSTTLLSLDYYIERALPRTYMSSVYNTKHVCGFIWGGAVLTSFSSLLFYVCNHISTKMVECTKMQNKEAADAIMMFIGYVVPAVAVLYAFVLILRIRKESTPLDQDSARLDPSIHRLLLASVCVQFVLWTPYYMTLLVHTIVGPPRYINYIHYFPTYYFLRCVSKLLAFSSSFAMPLMYRQMNKNFSNKLQRLLRRLHCRDQSCPHERSTVQQVVT, from the coding sequence ATGTGGATCTGCATGGTTTACAATGAGACGGACACCAGCGTGGACTCCCAGCTCTGCCAGGACTTCGGCCTCATCCTGTCAGTCTTCTCGCTCATCTACCTCCTGGTGTGCTTCCCATTGGGGCTGTGCTACAATGCGCTGCTGGTCGTGGTCAACCTCTCGAACAAGGTGTCTATGACCATGCCGGATGTCTATTTCGTCAACATGGCCATTGCGGGCCTTGTGCTCAACCTGGTGGCGCCGGTGGAGCTGCTGAGCTCCACCTTCACCCGCTGGCATGCGTGGGAGTACAACAATGAGGTCTACATCACCCTGCTCATCCTCTTCAACATCTCATCTCTGGTCATCATGTATTCCACCACGCTGCTCAGTCTGGACTACTACATAGAGCGGGCGTTGCCTCGCACATACATGTCCAGCGTGTATAACACCAAACATGTGTGTGGCTTCATCTGGGGCGGCGCTGTGCTCAccagcttctcttctctgctgttcTATGTGTGCAACCACATCTCCACTAAGATGGTTGAGTGCACCAAAATGCAGAACAAAGAGGCAGCAGACGCCATCATGATGTTTATCGGCTACGTGGTTCCAGCTGTGGCTGTTCTTTATGCCTTTGTGCTCATTTTGCGCATAAGGAAGGAGTCCACACCTCTGGATCAGGACTCTGCTCGCTTGGACCCTTCTATTCACAGACTGCTGCTTGCTTCAGTCTGTGTGCAATTTGTACTGTGGACCCCATACTACATGACCCTGTTGGTGCACACTATAGTCGGTCCACCAAGGTATATTAACTACATACATTACTTCCCTACCTACTATTTCTTGAGATGTGTGTCTAAACTGCTGGCTTTCTCTAGCAGTTTTGCGATGCCTCTCATGTACAGGCAGATGAACAAAAACTTCTCCAACAAGCTTCAGCGGCTGCTCAGGAGGCTGCACTGCAGAGACCAGTCCTGCCCCCATGAACGCTCAACAGTGCAGCAAGTGGTGACGTGA